Genomic DNA from Acidisoma sp. PAMC 29798:
TATCACGCGACGCGCGTGCCGGTGGGGGATGACCAGCGCCAGCACCTGGAACTTGCCAACGACATCGCCCAAAAATTCAACCATGACTATGAGACGACATTCTTCCCGGTGATCGAGCCGCTGATCATCGGCGAAGCCGCGCGCGTCATGTCCTTGCGGGACGGCACCAAGAAGATGTCCAAGTCCGATCCGTCTGATCAGAGCCGGATCAACCTCACCGACGAAACCGACGTCATCGCCAGTAAGATTCGCCGCGCTCGTACGGATGCCGAGCCGCTGCCGAGCGAGATTGCAGGCCTCGAAGGCCGCGCCGAGGCGCGCAACCTCGTCGGCATCTATTCGGCGCTCTCGGGCATCTCCCAGGCCGAGGTTTTGGCGGAATATGGCGGGCAGGGCTTTGCCGGCTTCAAGGATGCGCTGGCCGCCCTGACGGTGGATAAGCTGGCCCCGATCGCTGCCGAAATGCGCCGCCTGCTCGCCGATCCCGGCCATATCGACCGGGTTCTGTTCGCGGGTGCTGCCCGCGCCAGTGCCATCGCCGATCCGATCGTGGCCGAAGCACAAGCCCTGGTCGGATTTCTTCCCAGGCCACAGGTGTAACGCGCGGCGCCGATGGTCTATCAAGCAGACATGGATGTGCCCCCGCCTTCCTCACCCGCCTCTGCTCTTACGGACGCGCCCCCCGCGTCTCTTACAGACGCGCAGCGCGCAGCCAGTCTGACGCGCAAAACCTCCGAGACCGAGGTGACCATTCACCTTGACCTCGATGGAAGCGGGCAGGTGCGGGCCGAGACCGGCATCGGCTTCTTCGACCATATGCTGACGGCCCTCGGCCGCCACGCGCTGTTCGACCTCGATGTCGTGGCGCGCGGCGACCTGCATGTCGATTTCCACCACACGGTGGAGGATGTCGGCATCGTGCTCGGCCAGCTTCTGCTGAAGACGCTCGGCGACAAGCGCGGCATCGGCCGCTACGGCCAGGCGATCGTGCCGATGGATGAGGCGCTGATCGAAGCGGCGGTCGATCTATCGGGCCGCGCGACCCTCGGCTGGCAGGTCGCCTTCACACGACCGAAGATCGGCGAGATGGATACCGAGTTATTCGAGGAATTCTTCCGTGCCCTGTCCGGCAACGGGCTTTTCGCCCTGCACCTGATCCAAAAGGCTGGGCGCAACGATCACCACATCGCCGAAGGCTGCTTCAAGGCGACCGCGCGGGCGCTACGCATGGCGGTGGAGCCCGATCCGCGCCAACGTGGCGCCATCCCCTCCACCAAGGGCTCGCTGGCGGGATGAGGATCTACACCGCCCAT
This window encodes:
- the trpS gene encoding tryptophan--tRNA ligase; this translates as MQRVFSGIQPSGVPTLGNYLGAMRNWVALQADHECLYCVVDLHAITVWQDPATLRQQTREMAAAIIACGVDPERHIVFHQSAVSAHARLAWIFNCVARLGWLNRMTQFKDKAGKDREAASAGLYVYPNLMAADVLAYHATRVPVGDDQRQHLELANDIAQKFNHDYETTFFPVIEPLIIGEAARVMSLRDGTKKMSKSDPSDQSRINLTDETDVIASKIRRARTDAEPLPSEIAGLEGRAEARNLVGIYSALSGISQAEVLAEYGGQGFAGFKDALAALTVDKLAPIAAEMRRLLADPGHIDRVLFAGAARASAIADPIVAEAQALVGFLPRPQV
- the hisB gene encoding imidazoleglycerol-phosphate dehydratase HisB, producing the protein MDVPPPSSPASALTDAPPASLTDAQRAASLTRKTSETEVTIHLDLDGSGQVRAETGIGFFDHMLTALGRHALFDLDVVARGDLHVDFHHTVEDVGIVLGQLLLKTLGDKRGIGRYGQAIVPMDEALIEAAVDLSGRATLGWQVAFTRPKIGEMDTELFEEFFRALSGNGLFALHLIQKAGRNDHHIAEGCFKATARALRMAVEPDPRQRGAIPSTKGSLAG